In the genome of Oncorhynchus clarkii lewisi isolate Uvic-CL-2024 chromosome 4, UVic_Ocla_1.0, whole genome shotgun sequence, one region contains:
- the LOC139407613 gene encoding vesicle-trafficking protein SEC22b-B-like, with amino-acid sequence MVLLTMIARLADGLPLAASMQEDEQLGRDLQQYQSQAKQLFRKLNDQSPTRCTLEAGSMSFHYVIEKGVVYLVLSEASFHKKLAFAYLEDLQAEFHEQHGKKVPTVSRPYSFIEFDTYIQKTKKSYIDSRARRNLGSINTELQDVQRIMVANIEEVLQRGEALSALDSKASNLSSLSKKYRSDAKYLNTRSTYAKLAAGGVFFIMLIVYVRFWWL; translated from the exons ATGGTGCTGCTGACAATGATCGCTCGGTTGGCTGATGGACTGCCGCTGGCCGCATCAATGCAAGAGGACGAACAG TTGGGTCGGGACCTGCAACAGTACCAGAGCCAGGCTAAACAGCTGTTCAGGAAACTCAATGACCAGAGTCCCACACGTTGCACATTAGAGGCTGGCTCCATGTCCTTCCA CTACGTCATAGAAAAAGGAGTGGTCTACCTAGTGCTGTCTGAAGCAAGCTTTCACAAAAAACTTGCCTTTGCTTACCTGGAAGACCTGCAGGCAGAGTTCCATGAACAGCACGGGAAGAAGGTCCCCACTGTGTCCCGACCGTACTCCTTCATTGAGTTTG ACACCTACATTCAGAAGACCAAGAAGTCGTACATAGACAGCCGAGCCCGCAGGAACCTGGGCAGCATCAACACAGAGCTGCAGGATGTCCAGAGGATCATGGTGGCCAACATTGAGGAAGTGTTGCAACGAGGGGAGGCCTTGTCTG CTCTGGACTCCAAGGCCAGTAATCTGTCCAGCCTGTCGAAGAAGTACAGAAGTGACGCCAAGTACCTGAACACTCGCTCCACCTATGCTAAGCTGGCTGCCGGAGGGGTCTTCTTCATCATGCTCATCGTCTATGTCCGCTTCTGGTGGCTctga